The Actinomycetota bacterium genome contains the following window.
CAGCGGGTTGCGAACTGGTGACCATCACCCAGTACTTGCGACCATCCAGCGTCCACCACCCAGTGGAGCGCTGGGTGCGTCCTGAGGAATTCGTCGGGCTTGAGGCCACCGCCACCGCAATCGGATTCGCCGGAGTGCTCAGTGGTCCCCTAGTGCGATCCAGCTACCGCGCGGGACGCCTCTACGAGCAGGCAATGGCTGCCCGCTAAATTCATTCCCCACTCCACGACCAATACGATCGGGCCTCATGTTCAAGAGAATTCGCCAGACCTTTACCACCATTGGCCAGAACTGGTCGATGGCACAGAAGGTCCATCGCCTGCTGGCCCTGGAGATCCTCGGATTCTTCATCGCCGGTTTTGTGGTCATCGCCCTGCCCGTTGCGTACTTCCTGAACTGGCCAACCGCGATCCTGCTCGGCATCCCTGCAGGTTCGGCTGCCGCAGTGTTCTGGTTCAGCCGCCGTGCGATGTCAGCCGCATACACCTCCATCGAAGGTCAGCCGGGAGCTGCTGCTGCCGTCGTGCAGAACCTTCGTGGTGGCTGGCAGGTCACCCCTGGCGTCGCGGTGAACAAGAATCAAGACCTCATCAGCCGAGTTGTCGGCAAGCCTGGCGTCATTCTGATTTCTGAGGGTCCAAGCAGCCGAGTTGTGCCGATGCTGGCTGCTGAGCGACGCAAGACCGCACGTTGGGTTCCCGACGTGCCGATCTATGAGCTTCAGATCGGCAACGAGGACGGGCAGATCAAGCTTTCCAAGCTTCAACGCTCTCTCACCAAACTCCCGCGCAACCTGCGAGGAGGCGAGATCACTGAGATGCGTCGCCGTCTTGACGCGGTGAGTTCAGTCGGTGGCAGCCTGCCCGTGCCCAAGGGCCCGATGCCCACGAGCGCACGCCAGGTTCGTCGTCGTCGCGGGATGTAGCTCACGCCGCTAGACCGCCTGGCTCAACTGGCGCGTGAGCGCAGAGCGACACTGCCGACCGCGCGATCGTGCAGGCCTCTGCCCTGCGAGTCGAAGATCACCGCGGGGATGACCAGACAGATCAGCAGCGTGCGCAAGGCGATGCGCCACAGTGAAAGTCGCCGGCCAGCCAGATCCACCACTTCAACGCGCAAGAAGCGTTGCCCGAAACTGCTGGCAAAGAACCAGGTGAACAAGCTGACCTCGGCGAAGAAGACCGCGAGGATCGGCAAGGCTGCATTGTCACTCCACGGGCGAAGGCCAGGGAAGATGACCGAGGCCACCAGCACGCTGGCCACCCAATCGATGGTGATGGCAGCTAGGCGGCGGCCAAGTCCGGCCACCTTGCCGGGCAACTGGAGAGGGGCAGGCGAGGTCACCAAGAAACCGTAGTGGGCAAGCACCTCCGCATGCCGATCGGCATGTGGGTGCTTGAGCCACCACTACTAGAGTGCAGATCGTTCCAGCGGCTTGGCCCACTGAGAGTCCCTTGGGCCACGATAAGCACCATCAGGTGCAGGAGGTGTCATGTTCAGCAATGCCGAGGAAGTACTGAAGTACGTCAAGGCCGAGGGCGTCGAGTTCATCGATGTTCGCTTCATCGATCTGCCTGGCGTCATGCAGCACTTCAACATGCCAGCGGTGTCCTTCGACGAGGCGGTCTTCGAAGACGGGCTCATGTTCGACGGATCCTCAATCCGCGGCTTCCAAGCCATCCACGAATCAGACATGAAACTGATCCCTGATCCGGCAACTGCCTACCTCGATCCATTCCGCAAGGCCAAGACGCTGGTCATGAACTTCTCGATCCGCGACCCCTTCACTAACGAGCCCTACGGACGCGATCCCCGCAGCGTCGCTGCCAACGCCGAGGCATACCTGGCATCAACCGGTATTGCTGACACCGTGTACTTCGGTCCGGAAGCTGAGTTCTATGTCTTTGATGATGTGCGGTACGACTCCAATCAGCATGAGTCCTACTACCACATTGATTCCATTGAAGCGGCGTGGAATACCGGGCGGGTAGAAGAAGGTGGCAACCTCGGCTACAAGACTCCGTACAAGGGTGGCTACTTCCCAGTGCCACCCGTTGATCACTACGCGGATCTGCGCGATGACATGGTGTCCAAGTTGCTCGGGGTCGGCTTGACCGTCGAGCGCGCGCACCACGAGGTCGGCACTGCAGGACAAGCCGAGATCAACTACAAGTTCAACACTCTTCAGCACGCAGCCGATGAGGTGATGCTGTTCAAGTACATCGTCAAGAACGTGGCCTGGGAGCATGGCAAGAGCGCAACATTCATGCCCAAGCCACTCTTCGGCGACAACGGCTCAGGCATGCACTGCCACCAGTCTTTGTGGAAGGACGGCGAGCCGCTGTTCTATGACGAGCGCGGCTACGGCGGCCTTTCGGACATGGCTCGCTGGTACATCGGTGGCCTTCTGCACCACGCCCCATCCTTGTTGGCGTTCACGAACCCGACGGTGAACAGCTACCACCGACTTGTGCCGGGCTACGAGGCACCAGTGAACTTGGTGTACTCCGCGCGCAACCGCTCGGCATGTATCCGTATTCCTGTGACGGGAAACTCGCCTAAGGCCAAGCGCATCGAGTTCCGGGTGCCTGATCCATCAGCGAATCCCTACCTGGCCTTTGCAGCCATGCTCATGGCTGGCATCGACGGCATCAAGAACAAGATCGAGCCGCTGGCTCCCGTCGACAAGGATCTCTACGAGTTGCCACCAGACGAGCACGCTGCGATCCCGCAGGTGCCGGCTTCGCTCGGCGAGGCACTCAATGCCCTCGAAGCAGACAATGAGTACTTGCAGGCCGGTGGAGTCTTCCCTGCCGACCTGATCGAGACCTGGATCGACTACAAGCGCACCAAGGAGATCGAGCCCATTCAGCTGCGTCCGCACCCCTACGAGTTCAACCTCTATTACGACATCTAGACAGGCGCCGCGCACGGCGAACGAAATGAATTGGAGTGGGCCCTGGGTCCACTCCAATTCATTTTGCGATGTCACTTGTCAAGCATCACCAGAGTCGTAGAACACCCGCTCCATCACGTTGCGCGCGCGTCGGGTGATGCGCTGATAGTCCTCCAACACTCGACCCGCATCCTCGGGTGCGTAGCCGAGTACATAGGCGATTCCGTGAAGTTCGCGAATGTCCGTGGGAACCAGATCTGACGCATGTGCGCGCACCAACATGACCGCATCGCGAATCCGCGCCGCGAACTGCCAAGCCGTGCGCAAGGCATCGACATCAGCACGCGCGATGAGTCCGGCTTGGCAGGCTGCTTCCAGCGCCTGAAGAGTGCGGGTCGTGCGAAGCCCGGGAACCTCATGCGCGTGCTGCAACTGGATCAACTGGGCAACCCATTCGACATCGCTCAGTCCACCGCGTCCCAGCTTGGTGTGAAGATGGGGATCGGCGCCTCGCGGAAGGCGCTCAGCTTCCATCCGCGCCTTCAATCGGCGAATCTCGCGTACCTGTTCGATTTCCAAACCGCCTTGAGGAAACCTCAGGGGAGCGATCAGCGTTTCAAACCGTGCTCCAAGATCGGGATCACCGGCGACAAACTCAGCACGCAGCAGGGCTTGCGACTCCCAGCCAGCAGACCAGCGCGCATAGTAGGCCGCGTAGGAATCCAAGGTCCGAACCAAGGGACCCTGACGACCCTCTGGGCGCAAATCGGCATCGATCACCAACTGGGGATCATTGCTCTGAGCCATCAGCCTCATGCGCAGATCGTTGGCGACCTGGAAGGCCAAACGGCCAGCAGTCTCACCATCGACACCGTCATGGGGGTCATAGACGAACATGACATCTACATCGCTGCCAAGGCCCAGTTCGTGGCCGCCAAATCGACCCATGGCGATCACAGCGAAGGTAAATGGCAGTGGACCTTGAAATTCAGCCGCAACCACATTCAGCGACACATTGAGCGCACCGACCAGGGTCGCCGCCGAGACGTCGGTCAGTGCCCGTTCTACTGCATCGACATCACTGAGGTGCAGCAACTGCGCTGCTGAGATTCGAAAGAGCTCACGGCGACGCAAGGCACGCACTGCAGAGACAGCGCTGTCCGGATCTTCATATCGACCGACAGCCGACTGCGCTTCGGCGATCAGGTTTGCGCGCGAGCGCGGCTGGAGCTCATGATCATCGACCAGCATGGCCACGCTGTCTGGAGCACGCAGCAGCAACTCAGTGGCGTAGCGACTACTGGCCAGCAGTTGCGCCATCCGCTCTGCTGCCACGGATTCATCGCGCAGGAGCCCCAGATACCAATGCGTTGAGCCCAGAGCCTCGCTCACTCGTCGGAAGCCAAGCAATCCGCCGTCCGGTTCCGGCGCATTTGCAAACCATCCAAGCAGCACTGGCAGCAGCGTGCGTTGGATCGCCGCGCGCCTGCTCACTCCGACCGTGAGTGCCTCAATGTGTCGCAGTGCTCCTGGCGGATCCTGATAGCCAAGCACGCGCAACCGTTCTTCAGCTGCCTGCGGCGTCAGGCGAGCTGAACCCGCGTCGAGTCTTGCCACTGCCTGCAACAGCGGCCGATAGAACAACTTCTCGTGCAGCCTGCGCACTTCGCGGGCATGACGT
Protein-coding sequences here:
- a CDS encoding DUF4191 domain-containing protein yields the protein MFKRIRQTFTTIGQNWSMAQKVHRLLALEILGFFIAGFVVIALPVAYFLNWPTAILLGIPAGSAAAVFWFSRRAMSAAYTSIEGQPGAAAAVVQNLRGGWQVTPGVAVNKNQDLISRVVGKPGVILISEGPSSRVVPMLAAERRKTARWVPDVPIYELQIGNEDGQIKLSKLQRSLTKLPRNLRGGEITEMRRRLDAVSSVGGSLPVPKGPMPTSARQVRRRRGM
- a CDS encoding RDD family protein, encoding MTSPAPLQLPGKVAGLGRRLAAITIDWVASVLVASVIFPGLRPWSDNAALPILAVFFAEVSLFTWFFASSFGQRFLRVEVVDLAGRRLSLWRIALRTLLICLVIPAVIFDSQGRGLHDRAVGSVALRSRAS
- the glnA gene encoding type I glutamate--ammonia ligase, which gives rise to MFSNAEEVLKYVKAEGVEFIDVRFIDLPGVMQHFNMPAVSFDEAVFEDGLMFDGSSIRGFQAIHESDMKLIPDPATAYLDPFRKAKTLVMNFSIRDPFTNEPYGRDPRSVAANAEAYLASTGIADTVYFGPEAEFYVFDDVRYDSNQHESYYHIDSIEAAWNTGRVEEGGNLGYKTPYKGGYFPVPPVDHYADLRDDMVSKLLGVGLTVERAHHEVGTAGQAEINYKFNTLQHAADEVMLFKYIVKNVAWEHGKSATFMPKPLFGDNGSGMHCHQSLWKDGEPLFYDERGYGGLSDMARWYIGGLLHHAPSLLAFTNPTVNSYHRLVPGYEAPVNLVYSARNRSACIRIPVTGNSPKAKRIEFRVPDPSANPYLAFAAMLMAGIDGIKNKIEPLAPVDKDLYELPPDEHAAIPQVPASLGEALNALEADNEYLQAGGVFPADLIETWIDYKRTKEIEPIQLRPHPYEFNLYYDI
- a CDS encoding bifunctional [glutamine synthetase] adenylyltransferase/[glutamine synthetase]-adenylyl-L-tyrosine phosphorylase, with amino-acid sequence MSEGVGRGRSASPASRLVRLGVVNVERAEQILHRPAVALVLDDSESATDLLASLSGVADPDLALVMLERFFERCDASAKTLFRTDEDFRGRLLDVLGMSEALGDFLVRHPEQVDVLADGEALSRAPMAIEVRAHLLAAVGAEVHTELAVARDDSTRTLDALRIAYRRELLGIASRDLSQLAPMKLVATWLSDLADAVLESAVAIARAGLPADAADCRFAVIGMGKCGGRELNYVSDVDVIFVAEPIDSDEDSALRSATLLATGMMRACNESTKEGRIWEVDANLRPEGRQGALVRTINSHLDYYKRWAKTWEFQALLKARPAAGDLALGESYVQAVAPFIWSAVEREGFVEDAQAMRRRVEANIPSRIGARELKLAPGGLRDVEFAVQLLQLVHGRSDVLIRNRTTLVALEALATWGYVGRADASTLGEAYSFLRALEHRIQLFRLRRTHTMPEDDVELRRLGRSMGFRSDPVTELITVWKRHAREVRRLHEKLFYRPLLQAVARLDAGSARLTPQAAEERLRVLGYQDPPGALRHIEALTVGVSRRAAIQRTLLPVLLGWFANAPEPDGGLLGFRRVSEALGSTHWYLGLLRDESVAAERMAQLLASSRYATELLLRAPDSVAMLVDDHELQPRSRANLIAEAQSAVGRYEDPDSAVSAVRALRRRELFRISAAQLLHLSDVDAVERALTDVSAATLVGALNVSLNVVAAEFQGPLPFTFAVIAMGRFGGHELGLGSDVDVMFVYDPHDGVDGETAGRLAFQVANDLRMRLMAQSNDPQLVIDADLRPEGRQGPLVRTLDSYAAYYARWSAGWESQALLRAEFVAGDPDLGARFETLIAPLRFPQGGLEIEQVREIRRLKARMEAERLPRGADPHLHTKLGRGGLSDVEWVAQLIQLQHAHEVPGLRTTRTLQALEAACQAGLIARADVDALRTAWQFAARIRDAVMLVRAHASDLVPTDIRELHGIAYVLGYAPEDAGRVLEDYQRITRRARNVMERVFYDSGDA